The genomic interval TATCTCTCATAATCAGAATAAACTTAGATCTAAATTAAGCATGCacaacttcataaaaataaagaacaatgcATGCAAGTGTGAATGTGTATACGTTTACTAACGATGAGATTCATACCACGGCGACGATTTTCAGCATCAAGAACTTGGTTCTACCCATTGTGTCGTAGTCAATCGTATCACGGCTCTCAATCACGCCCGTCGAGCTGTTGATCGCAAAATATCGCCGCCCATCGTACTGCAAATTCAGCATATTGTTATGATATAAATTTCGTCGTCAACCTTCGCAATTAACAAGCAATCAAAGACACTAACATACACGCAATCACACAAAACCGTCTTTAACGCTAAATACGCAAACATAAACAATGACACACGTTCATATACACGGATATGCAATCATTTTCACATACACCCAATCACATTCAAACAAACTCGCGACCAtttataaatgcacaaaacaCTAAACCATAAACACTAACACACGAACGTAAACATGGAAGCGCAACCAAATTCAGAGACGCTTTTACATGTGCAAATAAAACGATGCCATTAATTGTTTTTGAACGGTTAGTAATGATTAAAAAGTACACACCCATATCCCAAAATCTAACATCCAAACGCATATACGCATTCACTCACGCACAAGACACAATCGCGTACAATTGTACCACACCTGCGAAATAAGATACAGGTCCAGTCGAAATTCGTCTATGACATCCGCGGGAATGTCAAGATCTCTCATCTTGGACTTTACTTCAAACACAGAGACGCCAATTTGGTTATTCTGGCGTAGAAAATATGGGATAAAGATCACATTAATTACTGTAAAATCCGTATTATTCGTATTACAGTATTTATCAGCCAAATCGTGGACATAAGTTTAAttttacacaagttttttttgtaTGACCATATTGCAAATTTTAagtaaatgtataattgttctgtaaaatcATTCGAACCTCGCTCTTtgaaagaggatttaatgcatgtgcgtaaacggtcgtcccagataagcacaaggggatttaatgcatgtgcgtaaactgtcgtcccagataaggggatttaatgcatgtgcgtaaactgtcgtcccagataagcacaaggggatttaatgcatgtgcgtaaactgtcgtcccagataaggggatttaatgcatgtgcgtaaactgtcgtcccagataagaacaagaggatttaatgcatgtgcgtaaactgtcgtcccagaaaagcacaggctaatcatcttccgcttttatgatattttgatattatgaaagtctcttcttagcaaaaatctactttaggcggaaagagtcttccctgattagcctgtgcggactgcacatgctaatctggaacgacactttacgcacatgcattaaacccctttttcacagagcgcggaaAAATAATGCCTTACGAACAATAATGCCTTACGAAAAATAATGCCTtacgaaaaataatgtaatacTATTTTTACATAATCAGTTTATGTCTCTCAGTTTTCTCTATAACCGAAATGACATTCCGTTCAATCAATCTTTGATATAATTTACCTGTTAAATAAATAGACCGTGGCTTAGTGGGTATAGCGACCTCCTAGAAACAGGGAGATCACGGATTCAATCCCTactgtgagagcgttctttaggCCTCCCCAGAAGCCATCAAGTACTGGTCGcacaggaaacagactcgagagcgatTCAATAAGCATGGTGTGCGATACaatcttattaaaataaataggttttaagtTTAACTAAATGCTACATTTTACCTCGGTGATGGTTATGTTATATGGACGAGCGAAAAAGTACGGCGGAAACTCGTTGATTGGTTCAACTAATACATGTAGCGTCTGGAAAAAGAGAAAAGGAAATATTTGTATCAACGTGGAATTTAATATTTTGAGCAAGGATTTGGGAACACTAGGCTTAATACTGGAGCGTAaatttttgtcccagattagcctgtgcagtccgcacggacTTATCATGAACAAAACTTTCCGCCGAAATGGATTTTCGCTAAgcagagactttatttaaacaaaaaatacaataccagcggaaagtgttatcctagctcagcatgtgcggactacacaggcttatttgtATTCAAAAGTCTTGTTTGAAAAAGGTGGTGATAATATGAGGAtaaccggaataaacccccttcggaagaaacaccCCTCCCTAAAAACGGAATAgagaagaaaccccctttcacattttgcatatacagaagaaacacccttccatagCGGATAAAAACCCCTTCAAGTTTTCaaacaggcggaataaaccccctccCTAATTGTTATCAAAATCCATAATttaatgaaggtgcgaaaatctgattaaagaagtgtaccggccgtttgttcacaagttgttaatgttacacattaaatattcaAGCTGTGAATCTCAAACATCGTTATCGTGATAATTGACTCATGTGAAAGATACTTCAGTAAATTTAAACGCTAACAAAGATTCAATACAAgtacacatttgtttataaatacaaatgccaccaGACCACCAAATTATAGTATATGTTCTACTTCAGTGCACTAATTGACTGTTAGTTTTTTGTTAAGTCTCGATCTAATGCGTTATTATGTACTtggaaatgaatttcatttcaaaacctgtatagccatcctttttattattaattagggCACATTTTTGTCTAAATAGTCTCCCTTTAATGATAATAACTACATTACTGCTTCTTCAAAGAGTCTACTTTTTTTCTTACATCCGTTTACTACTGTATAATCTGTGGTTACCTACTTGAAAttgaataaattcaatttacatgcCACATTCTCAgtcttatgtacatgtatgccttaccgttataaacattaattgttaagcatgaggaacatttatgcttataagttatatttaattacttgttaatacttaatatgtgaatcagtgtgagaaatgtacataaatttgctatattcttaatttcattcgctagttgatgattgtattatattaattcggTTGGGTTTctctaataatgttatatatcatgaggaacatttatgcttataagttatatttaattacttgttaatacttaatatgtgtaccagtgtgagaaatgtacataaatttgctatattcttaatttcaaTCGCTAattgatgattgtattatattaatttggtTGTGTTTctctaataatgttatatatcatgacTATGTGTACTTTTGCATCATTTTGATATGTTAAAAATctgtacaaatatttatttgctttCATGACCATggctttttaaacaaatacttcCTCGAAAACCCGGCCAAAAATTTATAgaataaattgcaataataataaccagTTTATAACTTATTACAATTTCCTTTTGCTAGTGATTTTTATAATTCTGTACCATTTCTATCTacaaatttgtgttttgttttaaatagccgACTTATACCACCAGTATAATAGAAAGTTGACTGTAGTTACctacttgaaattaaataaattccataaattcaatttacatgaCACATTTTCAGTCCTATGTACATCTACACTTTAccgttaaaaacattaattgttaagcatGAGGAACGTTTATGCTTATCTAATTACTTGATAATACTTAAAATGTGTATCAatgtgagaaatgtacataaatttgttatatcctttatttcaCTCGCTAactgataatttatatatcatgACTACGTCTACTTTTGCATCATTCTGATATGttaaaaatctgtacatatatttatttgcttttcatgaccctggcttcttaaacaaatactttctcGGAAAAccagctaaaaaaaaaaaaaacaaaaaaagaaaaaaagaatatattgcaataataataatatcagtttataacttataacaattccttttgctagtgattttcatatttttgtaccGTCTCGATTCACGAATtatcgttttgttttaaataagccaTTATAATAGTAAGTTGACAAAAAATCACCTCTTGATACCGCTTAGGCCTTGCTCATTCCTTTTGAATGCAGTACACACAATTTGCTTAATCCTAACGGTAGTACCTTATCTATTCTGTCCTTGAGAAGTACAGCTATCATTCATGGCCTCGGGTTGCTCCGACATTATCCATTCGCCCATTGGCAAATTTCATTGTGCGGGTGCAGTCGAGCGAATAAATCACGAAAAAGCATGTCTGCAACTATTCCGAATACAGAAATTAAAGCTACCAACTGCAAGTTGCATTATCGCCTTAAACGCACTGTTTTAACCtgcactttttaaataaacatttttctttcCTGAAAACTGCTATCGGTAACAGCGCGTGCAAAGTTAAGTGACGTGTGAACAAGACAACCCCGCATAATTAAGGTAAAAGATCACTAATAATATTAGAATCCTCGACAAATTAGGCTACACAATTACGAACCGTTATTTCATTCTCATGCATTGCTCACTATGTATGATAATCTGgtgttttttgtaattgattaacttttcccacattctcgtagtcaatatatttatatatgctcATTCTGAATACCCCCACCCTCGCTGGATAATATGTGCTGTTGTTGCTAAATTATCGGAggtcaaaatattgttataaaaattgtactttgttatattgcccttattgtatatgttatatacttgggtgaaaataaaagttctgttctgttctgttctgttctgttctggtagttaaaattaatcaagatggtaataaaGCGAATAATTTATGATCGGGGGAGGGGgataattattattgaaggataaaatatacaaaaatataataatatatatacatttattaacaaagatcaaacaagcatatattaaaaaagaaaaaaacaaattgttgatgaaaaAGACACGCATTTACTAACGATAAAACAGGCATATGATACATAAAAGACCTAATGCAGATGCATAAAAATGCATGAACAACAAGGAATGAACAACACTCTTCCCTAAAAACACATAATACTAGTCAAATGCTATAACCGATGGCCTGCAGGAACTCGCGGATGGTCTCCTCCCCATTGCTGTACTGTTGGCACAAAGACAATATCGCAGTCTGGGGAATAGTCCTGGTCTTCCTCTTGTTACAGatcgtatttattattaaatataaaactatattgtgttgtgttgttttattgttgtaccaatttctaaatatcgttaactttaaatgtaaatcACGACTTGTCTATGAGTTTATAACGgtagttattttaatacttattgtactcgttgattagttgtttactagtattcgatttattcgTTAAGGTCGTTTTGCTCTAGGTTAGATAAGTTCAGCTCATCTAATCCATACAGTTGCACGTTTATAATTTGTCTAATACTCAGATCACTCATCCCTTTTCCCGTGCACTGATATGTTTAATGTCGATCTCGTGAATCGTATGATTGCTAAAGTCATTcgattctttacattcaaagagtatacatctctttgtatattaatgatatttattaccattaataaatatattacaggtaACTATGTTTTAGAATTTTCACTATGTTTCGTTGATAAATTGTATTTAGTAGTGTGTGTATTGTtagtattgtttgtattttaaggaTCACCGTCGGATCATGCATCACTTGTATTTGTGTATTGCTATATTTATATAGATTcgattctttacattcaaagagtatacatctctttgttgtatattaatgatatatattaccattaataaatatattacagccaAACGAGTTTATCCTCCACGATAGAACCACACGGAAACCCACCGGCAACACTCTTCTGTctaaattcacacgagccgcactttttcgaaaaatgaatgaaaggcgccgatcatgacacaacttctcatcattatcaacaatgGCCAGTACATTAAAGGACATTGAATATacataattaaatgaaggtgcgaaaatgtATTGCCAAACTACattgtgctgattaaagaagtgtACCGGCAGTTTGTTTACAAgatgttaatgatgagatgctcgtgtgaatttgtcttacACTAGTTTaagtgagattatacgatttttctATGTGTAAAATTGtactatattgataaaaatatgccACAATAAGACAAAATAGTCacgaaaaattatacattgaagtcaaatttcatgaaatgcagcaaagacaaattagcgcccgagccgattgtgacgaagatatttagtgcacattttttacaataaccgaagcattcgtctttttattaggatcggagttagtgttcgtgtgtcgtataataGATATcgttgttttaacattttatataatttcataaatatttgacaaaatcgtgcatactctccTTAAACACTCAAAATTAATAAATAGAAGTTAAGTCATGAACGGTTTCTTTAATTATCATTCGAAAAACTGCGGCTCGTGTGAACTTGTCTTGAAATTGTTAAGCACTCATAATTACTTTCTTTTAATTGCATAGTACATAATGGCTTACTGCGGGCATTGTGCGTTTGTCTCTGATTTCATTATGGAAGGATGTTGGATCCGCtttggaagggggtttattccgcatatgcaaaactagcgagggtgtttcttccgcgtatgcaaaatgtgaaaggggttttcttccgctatgctgtttttagggaagggtgttcCTTCCGGAGGGTATTTCTTCCGTACACCAATATGAGTCATGATATTTTTAAATGTACGCATTACACAAGTTTGCGAAATTAAgcttaaaaaatatgtatgccCGTCGTGGTAACATAACCTCatcaggtgttgttttttttaaattatatgacTGACACTTTGTCTTTCAAAATTAAAGCGCGTATTTCATAAAGTTGCGTATAAATAGCAATTTAAAACCTTAAAAAGCATCGTTTAACACGTTTAAAGGTTCAAACACCTGTTGTTAATGTATAAATTACAATAAAGTGTTCAATAATGTTTAGCGACAAAGTGAAACAGCTGCGCTTGCATATAATCATGCACTCCCTTGAATTTCTAAGGGAGACAATCGCGCCTGTAAATTGTTACAAACATACAGCATTAAGCCCCCTTGTTTGCCAGCGTAGAAATGTGTGCTTGCAAACAATTTTaactttgttgttttgtttatcattGATTGCACTAGTCGTGAACCTCTATACAAACAATATGCACGTCCCCTTccgttaaattaataaatataatgcagACAAATTATAAATGGTTCCGAAGTTTCACGTTATAAAACGACGCTCTTTTACCCAACCGGTTCTAACTTACGTGGCTGCTTTGGTAGCACGTGATTTTAATTGCGATATTCGTTGTTCCTAGCTGGAAAAAAAACGATGGTATACAAATAATTTTATGgtatacaaataattttattaatttggtTATAACGCGTAAGTAGATGATCCGCGCTGTacgaaaacggggtttaatgcatgtgcttgaagccGCAGAGgccaatatgggacgacacttaactccTGAATCCTGAACTGCACGTTAAGTATATTaactaaatataaacataaatattatttaaataaaaattccatacaagtggaaagtgtcgtccctaatagcCTGTTGGGACTGCAAATACtaaaatgggacgacactttacgcacgtgcagtaTGCCCTCTTTTAAGCGCGGCTCAAGTGCATTCGGTTTTCTTCAAAATGACAGCTCTAGTTTTTCGCGCAATAACTTTAGAACTATGAACAAGAACTACCAAAATGTAGTATACACATATTAAATTAAATCTTAACTTAAAAGCAAAAGAAAACAATCGAATCACGAAGGACGTTTTGCATATATTTACAGCTGATTAATCGAATTAAGctctggtcatttcaatgtcgtTCCGATGTCTATCTATTGAATATTGCTCAGAAAACAGATTGTGCCCCGAGCAAAGTCATATCAATCGGACGTAACGTCAAAAATGTGACGTCATTGTATAAATCATAAAGACGATACTTAAAAACGGGACGTCATCGTACCGAGGTACGCGTTATACCTGAATTTGGAGGCCCGCGTCCAAATCCAACTCTTCTGTAAGTGTAAGCACGCTTTCAATCATGCTGAAATAGCGATCTGAACGACTGGGTGTGTATGACGTCACGTTGCAATTTCCGCTTAAGGTGagattggctatcacgtgacctgCATCAACCCATAAAAATGAATCAGACATTTTACCAAGTATGGACGTCTTCTTAGGACCATGTGCGAATCCCAATGCACTCGATAAAACTGTACACCACACACACGTATATGTGAAGGATGAGAACACTAAAACAATATGAATCTGAAAATTCACTACAATGGCCCAACATTGATTCGGCGATTTTTTATCTGACATTTAGTCGACAAAATCTGCCTCTACTATTGTAGAAACTCAAAACAAGTTGCTTCTACTTCTTTAGCCTTAACACATCCATTAAAGTGTTAATCTACCGgtatttaaaatgatgaaataaacattGTCTAATCTAGATCTACTAAGAAAATGaagcgctttgggaaaacggggcttaatgcatgttcgtaaagggTCTTCCCGGATTTTCCTGTGAAGTACGCATAGAATAATCAGGCACGATACTTTCCACCTTGACTAGATTATCGTTAAGAAAATAATCCCTTTAACGAAATTTCCATAAAAGAagaaagtttcgtccttgataagccatcaaactgcacaggctaatctgggccgacaataaacgcacacgcattaagccatgttttaccAGAGCGGAGCTTAAGGGTTGTTGCGACAGTTTATTTAAcagaggatatatttatagcaacaccgatgctattatcacaacccaatagttttgttatcagaatcatcacaaattaatgaccgagtaggttcataataggtactcagtggttcgatcccagccgcggttaatttttttaaattcttttcttctttcttttatttcattcttgtttttttatctgAAGCTCTTTAGtgctgttgtttacattaatcaatttaaagcatttaatcacaaacttcaaaacatgcccaaatctgtcaacaagtccctgttattgatgattaaggtcgagtttgatactgtatggtcttatgtttgtgattaaatattgtattagtgtTGTGTTTTTTAGCGGGCCGTTGTGATCccaattaagattgtaaacaatatataatgtttatgcatatcaACAACAGTCtttgtaccggtacttgggtttcgcCTAATGGCTGTATTGTAGAAAATTCGacatagacggtagggatagttaaacaaaaaaatctctgttaaaagtgcggtgacccccttttttattttttatttatgataacaatacgtagatgaacatatttgagcagtttcgcaaaaagttattagatagaacttttttaaattccatttttgtggttaaaatagtaaGCAATTGAcgtttttttgggtgacataaaaattataaaaattaaatttcttaaaattttacttgtgttctccatttttttgtagtttgtggtttaattaaatggcatatgatatatattagcttatataatatctacatgttgccagtttcataggttattaatcatttttatgcaattagagatttttcagttttaatgaaaaaatacatgttatataattgcgaataaaatcaaaacaaggccggtgaccctatgtttttatttcatttttcatatagtattggtatgtagtacttgaatataaattttgagcaAAAGATATTAgatagaaaaaaatcagcaaaactgcagcaacaccccttaatcaGATACTAAAAACTTGTTCCGAGCACTATGAATACGCACCTACGGGTTCTGTTTCCTTGACAGTTACGTCATGCACGACGTCATTATTCCTAGTTTGTCCTAAAAAAAGAAAGATAAGACTTATTATTAAATGCACTACTGCACTAATTATGCAAGTATGATTTAAAAAAGTATCTTACTAATCAGCTTTTACCTAAATGCTAGATCAATTGATGACGTGCGTTAAAATTAAGAGTGAGTTTCAACAGCGAGTTTCATAGAAAAGTTTCAAACGGTTTGGGCAGTAAATTTCGATATTTTTATCAATGCAAAAAACGAATACTGGTCGgatacgtaattccggccacttttgggactattttaacaaaatcttttgttttaggcaactggttAAAACtgaacttcacatatataatcctgggttcaaaactcacctagcatgaaaatttcaatagaattagatcagtgtatgttacttttatgaacagtaattaatgacatataaactatcaattttcgtagggcaattgtgcctaaaaaatcggccacttttcagtttaatctgcaggtacaattacaaagcaatatctttagacgaatgtcctcattttaagagtattaataaaggtttacacaaacacAAGGTTTGActtgaaacttaatatatatgCGACGtttttataccagttactccccctacctattttaacaGGCCTGCACGGTTAATGGGGAactgcaaattcataaaaaatatttgttttcaatagtttaaatcaatttttactaacatagctaagaaagtaaaaacattttgtttaaaaagttgactttagtgtcgatttttagtaaacgcttatatttaattttacaacatgtaaactattaatattcaaatcaagggaggtaattcatatattaaaagtttatatttaggtcctgatttttttgttttaaatgtatgtttttatacaattaattaaaaaataccttAATAAAAGTTTATCAgagagaaataataataattttatcaaatatatttgtttcttatataactataattttttgcattggctaatgacgtcacttttcccATGAGAGAAATTTCTTGTGTTATGTTTGAGACATTTTAATGCAGACgtttacagtgatatgcttcttttatttgcaaaatattgagagtagggttggttttcaagtttattgttctaaaaataatcaaaacatgtgtgtttagatcatgaaaatgattaaacacaggtggccgattttttacgtacaggccggaattacgtacacgaccagtatggAGAACACAAATTTCTATGCGAATTAACAAAATGTGATGTACCGGCAGTTGTGCGATATCACGTATCGTGCCTAAAAAGCGTTTCATTAAGAATAACAATTATTAGGTGTATTTTTTAATACGCGTTTTGCTTTTATAATGTtgtcaaacaattatttttttaatcgtatgcagtttaaaatgaacaactttgataaacaaacatcaataaaaatgtgtgaaaatgcGTAATTACGCATCAAACAAACATGTGCATATCTCAAACATAGaggcatttttattaaaacatactgGGATACGTTTGTTATCGTCATTATTATACGTGTGTCACATCTTACGAAGATTATGGTAAATGTCAATATATGATccgtgctctatgaaaacaggacttaacgcatgtgcgaaaatgtcgtcctatattagcatgtgcaacCCGCACaagcttataagggacgacactttccgctttttggtatatttagtttaaaggaagtccgtTTATAGGaacttagcgaaaatccagtttaggcttttagtggcgtccctgataagcatgtgcataatacacaggcttatcagagacgacacccttctcatatgcattaaatccccttttacAAAATCGAGACTCATAACGTTTTATAACCACTAACAACATTACCTGTGACGCATTTAATACAGCATGTAGCCACCACAATCAAAACGAAACGTTCATAGAAACAACAGTGTATACTCTTTGACATTTTATACCAACGAACACAGTGCAATATTATTATAGTCCAAAATTTAAATGTATGCAGTATGCGAAGGTACAAATGCAGGTAGCAAACTATGttcgaaatatttatttttgctcaatGAAACGCGATTGTTTAAACACCATTAATTAATTCTTATCTAGAATTCCAATACGGAATATTTGCCGCAAAATACTGCTATT from Dreissena polymorpha isolate Duluth1 chromosome 1, UMN_Dpol_1.0, whole genome shotgun sequence carries:
- the LOC127864457 gene encoding cadherin-6-like isoform X2, coding for MRDLDIPADVIDEFRLDLYLISQYDGRRYFAINSSTGVIESRDTIDYDTMGRTKFLMLKIVAVDVDGQKESTTLNITIMDVDDLPPRFLRKPCDDVTTTCDVTLYAAEIDRHFQG